AGTATTATATGATGCTGGTGTTGACCCCCATATCGGCGATCGCCTCGGTAAATTAGCTCTGACAGATGAGGGAATTTTTCGCCGAGAAATGCAGGTTCTAGGTACTTGTGTTGCCGCAGGTTTTCCCGTTGCTTGTGTCATTGGTGGAGGTTATGCAGATGACCTCAAATCCTTGGTATGGCGACATTCTCTGGTTCACCGTGCCGCCAGTCAAACTTATTATCAGTATCGATTGTGAGTGAGAGACGCGATGTATCATGTCTCTACATTTTGTGTTTACGGTTTGATTAATCTCGTAAAAAAAGAGCGAACATTTGTTCGCCCTAGGGAAGATTAAAAGATGATTGCTTAGATATCTAAGAACCCGGTTGCCGTAAAGCTTGGGTTGTGGGAACAGGTTGCAACATTTGACTTAGGGCAGAATTTAATTCCACTCCGGGGTCAACTGCTACCCAACCTTGAGGAGTTAGCTGACGGACTTCAAAGTGTAAATGGGGTCCTGTTGAATTACCTGTGCTACCAACTTGCCCAATGACAGTTCCTTTTTCTACCCATTGCCCTGGTTGGACAAAAATGGCGGACATGTGACCGTAGAGGGTTTGTTGAGCATTATTGTGGTTGAGAACTACCGTCATCCCGTAACCACCGACCCAATCAGCGATTTCCACCTGACCTGTGTAGGCAGCTAGAACGGGTGTACCCATGGCAGCACCAATATCGATACCAGCATGGAAGCGGCGATCGCCAGTAATCGGATGAGTTCGCCAACCAAATAAGGAGGTAATGGGTGAAGCAACACTCAAGGGATACATTAAACCGGAGCCACTGTAAGGTACTCTGCCAGCATAGGCAATCCGGGGTAAGGTACTAGCTAAGGGAATGTTATAGGCAACAGTACTAGCACGGGGAGTAAAACCTTCCTCTGTTATGGGAGCAGAGAGGGTTCCCGCAGTGGGAGCTAGGGGTGTCGCACTAACGGTTGTTGTGGGATAAAAATTGCTGGGAGTAGGAATAAAACGGTTGGGATTATAGCTGCTCTTGGAGACAGGACTATTTCCTAAGCGAGAATTCCAGGCGATCGCCCGCGAAACACCATTAGGAATCACCCTTGTTCCCTGCCAAGTGCCATTCCTTCTCATAGTGGAATTAGAACCAGCATTGGCGATATTTGCTAATTGACTATTCCGTAGCCAAGTAGGAGTAGCTTTTTTCTCAGTAGCAACAGGTGTTTTCACACAGGAATTACTAGCCACACCCTGCCCTAAAACCGCACGACAATTGCTATTCCGTTCCGTGACAACTACAGAATCAGGAGCTTGGTATTTACCAGGATTCTCTGCACTATAGTCTGTAGGGTCAATATAGGTATTGTTGTAATCCTTGGGTTTACCTGCGGTGCTATTGCTGGAGTTATTTCCAGAAGGTTGGGCTACGGTTGGTAATTTTTCTGGAGAATCCTGCCTGGATGTAGGTGTGTTAATTTCTACCTGCGGTTTCTCTTGGGAAATGGAATTTTCTGAGCTTTCGACCTTGGGTTGAGAAATTTCTACCTGTTGCCGCCAATTCCTCACACGAGTCAAAGTTTCCGGTGTGGAATTTTTAACTTGGGCAACCTGCGGTTTGCGCCGTAGTTTTTGGCTAAGTCTGGTACGACGTTGGGAAAATTCTGGCTGTTTGGCACTAGGTTCTGGCGCAGCAGTAGTGCGTACCCGTTCCAC
The Calothrix sp. 336/3 DNA segment above includes these coding regions:
- a CDS encoding M23 family metallopeptidase produces the protein MTQRQNSDKDRPPQPWHKSLPAQSLCLLGSVSLLGSSGLVVAQAESAIDNIVPTAEQNSVTAPVKKDTVERVRTTAAPEPSAKQPEFSQRRTRLSQKLRRKPQVAQVKNSTPETLTRVRNWRQQVEISQPKVESSENSISQEKPQVEINTPTSRQDSPEKLPTVAQPSGNNSSNSTAGKPKDYNNTYIDPTDYSAENPGKYQAPDSVVVTERNSNCRAVLGQGVASNSCVKTPVATEKKATPTWLRNSQLANIANAGSNSTMRRNGTWQGTRVIPNGVSRAIAWNSRLGNSPVSKSSYNPNRFIPTPSNFYPTTTVSATPLAPTAGTLSAPITEEGFTPRASTVAYNIPLASTLPRIAYAGRVPYSGSGLMYPLSVASPITSLFGWRTHPITGDRRFHAGIDIGAAMGTPVLAAYTGQVEIADWVGGYGMTVVLNHNNAQQTLYGHMSAIFVQPGQWVEKGTVIGQVGSTGNSTGPHLHFEVRQLTPQGWVAVDPGVELNSALSQMLQPVPTTQALRQPGS